A region of Sulfitobacter faviae DNA encodes the following proteins:
- the recF gene encoding DNA replication/repair protein RecF (All proteins in this family for which functions are known are DNA-binding proteins that assist the filamentation of RecA onto DNA for the initiation of recombination or recombinational repair.) translates to MAQLYLSNLGLSHFRSHKRAVIEVDARPVALYGPNGAGKTNVIEAISLLSPGRGLRRSSAQDMTRRPEALGWKITGVLHGPSVLHEAEIWSEGGAARQTKIDGKAAAQTALGRIARVLWLIPAMDRLWIEGAEGRRRFLDRVTLSMLPDHAELSLSYEKAMRERNRLLKDMVREPAWYAALEDRMAETGAQIHANRQQALTALANAQEEAQTAFPIATLMLQNDMPDSAEGLRRALSDNRMRDVAAGRTLIGPHRADLEGTYAAKGIAARDCSTGEQKALLVSLILANARAIAADFGAPPILLLDEVAAHLDAGRRAALYDEITALGAQAWMTGTGPELFDSLGDRAQYVEVTEDDGLSQVARQP, encoded by the coding sequence ATGGCGCAGCTGTATCTCTCCAACCTCGGCCTGTCGCATTTCCGCTCGCACAAACGCGCGGTGATCGAGGTCGACGCACGTCCCGTGGCGCTCTACGGCCCCAACGGCGCGGGCAAGACCAACGTCATTGAAGCAATCTCGCTCCTGTCGCCCGGACGCGGGCTGCGGCGCAGCAGCGCGCAAGACATGACCCGCCGTCCCGAGGCTCTGGGCTGGAAAATCACCGGGGTCTTGCATGGGCCAAGCGTGCTGCATGAGGCCGAGATCTGGTCCGAGGGCGGCGCCGCCCGGCAGACCAAGATCGACGGCAAAGCTGCAGCCCAGACAGCGCTTGGCCGCATAGCCCGCGTGCTCTGGCTCATCCCCGCGATGGATCGGCTCTGGATCGAAGGCGCCGAGGGGCGGCGGCGGTTTCTCGACCGGGTGACGCTGTCGATGCTGCCCGATCACGCCGAACTGTCGCTGAGCTATGAAAAGGCCATGCGCGAGCGCAACCGCCTGCTGAAGGACATGGTCCGCGAGCCCGCGTGGTACGCCGCCCTCGAAGACCGCATGGCCGAGACCGGGGCGCAGATCCATGCCAACCGGCAACAGGCCCTCACGGCCCTCGCGAACGCGCAGGAGGAGGCGCAGACCGCCTTCCCCATCGCCACGCTGATGCTGCAAAACGACATGCCCGACAGCGCCGAAGGGCTGCGCCGGGCGCTGTCGGACAACCGGATGCGCGATGTCGCCGCCGGCCGCACGCTGATCGGCCCGCACCGCGCGGACCTCGAGGGCACCTATGCCGCCAAGGGCATCGCCGCGCGGGATTGCTCCACCGGGGAACAGAAGGCGCTGCTGGTCTCGCTCATCCTCGCCAATGCCCGCGCCATCGCCGCCGATTTCGGCGCCCCGCCGATCCTGCTGCTGGACGAGGTGGCCGCGCATCTCGACGCGGGCCGCCGCGCGGCGCTTTACGACGAGATCACGGCGCTCGGCGCGCAGGCTTGGATGACCGGCACGGGGCCGGAGCTTTTCGACAGCCTCGGGGACCGCGCGCAATACGTGGAAGTCACCGAGGATGACGGCCTGTCGCAGGTGGCGCGGCAGCCATGA